One window of Corynebacterium accolens genomic DNA carries:
- a CDS encoding IS3 family transposase (programmed frameshift) translates to MSRYSEQFKRDAVALYENNEDLSLNSASAELGINRASLHSWVKKYGTGKRARTKAMHDKAQAANDSERIRQLEKENAKLREERDILRKAAKYFGRRDTLVIRFQFVYDHRTEYSVKRMCHVLKLNRSSFYKWVNTRENRRLKMCSDALIGARIKTIFDDEHGLYGAKRIAASLNDDTDLGPTNHKKVARIMKSMGIKGFTKRRRCITTKRKPGHRVMPDLVGRNFTADRPNHVYVGDITYLPCKGGKNMYLATVIDTYSRKLAGYALADHMRVSLVIDALAHAHGVRGSLDGAIFHSDHGSVYTSQAFRNYCSSLGVRQSMGAVGTSADNVLAESFNATLKREVLRDRKVFDNPIICRQEVFRWCMRYNTRRRHSWCNLVAPDVFEAETSAILAKVA, encoded by the exons ATGTCCAGGTACTCCGAACAGTTCAAACGCGATGCCGTGGCCCTCTATGAGAACAATGAGGACCTCTCGCTGAACTCAGCATCAGCCGAGCTCGGAATCAATCGAGCCTCGCTGCATTCTTGGGTCAAAAAGTACGGCACCGGCAAACGTGCTCGCACAAAGGCCATGCACGATAAAGCCCAAGCGGCGAATGATTCCGAGCGAATCCGCCAGCTAGAAAAAGAGAACGCAAAATTGCGCGAAGAGCGCGATATTCTGCGCAAGGCCGCCAAATATTTTG GCCGAAGAGACACGCTGGTGATCCGCTTCCAGTTTGTCTATGACCACCGAACCGAGTACTCGGTCAAGCGGATGTGCCATGTGTTAAAGCTCAATCGCTCCTCGTTCTACAAATGGGTCAATACCCGCGAAAATCGCAGGTTAAAGATGTGCTCTGATGCTCTTATTGGTGCAAGAATCAAGACCATCTTCGATGATGAGCACGGGCTTTATGGTGCCAAACGCATCGCCGCAAGCCTCAACGACGATACGGACCTCGGCCCGACCAATCATAAGAAGGTCGCACGCATCATGAAATCGATGGGGATCAAAGGCTTTACCAAACGACGTCGATGCATCACCACCAAGCGCAAGCCTGGCCACCGTGTCATGCCAGATTTAGTAGGCCGCAATTTCACCGCTGACAGGCCGAACCACGTCTATGTAGGCGACATCACCTACCTGCCGTGCAAGGGAGGCAAAAACATGTATTTGGCTACAGTCATTGACACCTATTCACGGAAACTTGCAGGTTATGCACTCGCAGACCACATGCGTGTCTCACTGGTCATCGATGCCCTAGCCCACGCACACGGTGTGCGTGGCAGTCTTGACGGGGCTATTTTCCATTCCGATCACGGCAGCGTGTACACCTCACAAGCGTTTAGAAACTACTGCTCGTCGCTGGGTGTACGCCAATCCATGGGCGCGGTGGGAACGAGTGCCGATAATGTCCTGGCAGAGTCATTTAACGCCACCTTAAAACGTGAAGTGCTGCGTGATCGGAAAGTCTTTGATAATCCCATTATCTGCCGTCAGGAAGTCTTCCGGTGGTGCATGCGCTACAACACCCGCAGGCGCCACTCCTGGTGCAATCTTGTGGCTCCTGATGTCTTTGAAGCCGAGACTTCAGCTATACTAGCTAAAGTCGCATAG